Genomic DNA from Paenibacillus sp. MBLB1832:
GGTTAAAATTCATGTGGGGCATATTCTAAAGAAGTTAGGCAGCCCAAGCAGCAAAGACGCTGCTCAGCTACTGCGCAGTTTGGGTTTGTTTGATCGAGGAAATGCACAACATGTGGAGACTATCGAGAAAGAAAAATCCAACGATTAGTGGATGTCGCGTTTCTTGAATCTTCCGCCTTTCACATCGTGGATATTGCCAACCGCAAGAAATGCTTTCGGATCCAGCTCATCCACGATGGACTTCAGCTTCGCTTCTTCCAGCCGCGTAATCACACAGAAGATGACTTTCTTGTTATCCCCCGAAAATCCGCCTTCGCCTTCCAAATACGTCACACCGCGTCCTAAACGGTCCAAGATCGCTTCCCCAATTTGTCGAAAGCTGTCGCTGATAATCCAAACCGATTTCGACTCATCAAAACCTTCGATGGTGACATCAATCATTTTATAAGCGATGAAATACGCAATTAATGAGTACATCGCACGATCCCACGAGTAGACGAATCCAGCACTGCCTAGAATGAATAAGTTGAAAAACATCACAATCTCACCTACAGAGAACGGGATCTTCTTCGAGACAAGAATCGCAATAATTTCGGTGCCGTCCAGCGACCCTCCGAAACGGATGACCATCCCTACGCCAATGCCAAGAATAATCCCGCCGAATACGGCAGCCAATAACGGATCATTCGTCAGCTCTTTCACCGGATGCAGTAAGTACGTACCCACTGACATCACCAGAATGGCGAAAAGCGTTGATAATGCGAACGTTTTTCCGATTAGTTTATATCCAATAAATAAGAACGGGATGTTAAGTAAGGTTAAGAACACACCAATTTGAACATGTGACAAATACGATAAAATAATAGAAATCCCCGTTATGCCTCCATCAATAATCTTGTTAGGCACTAGAAAAATTTCTAGCCCAACTGACATCAACACGGCACCGAGAAATAGAAACAAACCACGCCGAACAAACATGCTCTTGGTCATTTTCCGATGCTGCATCTGGATGACTGCTTGTCGTCTTACTTGCACTTGCTCCTTCGCCATTTGTGAGTCCCCTCCTACTCTATTTATCTATCTTAAAATATTCTGGAGATAACCACCTTTTTCCTGCCTTCACCGCTCAATTTCATAGAGATACCATCGAATAATGTCGAAATGCATGGTATAATAATGGCTGTTCCACTGCATTCATCTTATTCGTACAGGAGAAACTATGAAACCACATCTTGCACAAGTGTTATTTGAAGTTCGGCGCAGACTGCCCCTCCTACTTCTCGCCCTTATTCCCGTTCTGATCATGGAAATCTTGAGCCGCGGGAACTATATTGAAATGATAAGCTGGAGCTACAAACATATTCTGGCGTTGCTTTTCAATGAATGGATTGTTGTAAGCTTGCTCCTGTTTATGAGCGCAGTCATTGGTAGAACTCGCATCGCTTATTGGGTGATCGCCGTATTGTTAATCATTGTGGCGCTCATTAGCGGTGTAAAACTCAAAATTTTAGGAGTCCCTTTAACTCCATGGGATCTTGCCGTCGCTGGCGAAGGTTCGGATATGGTGAAGTATATTTCTAACATTTTGACAATAAACGTCCTGTCCGTCATCGTAATCTTTATCGTCGGCAGTTATCTATTGCTCTACCGTACATCCATGTTTATTAAAAAAGTAGCTTTAAAAGAACGAGGAATTCTAGCTGGCATTGCTTTGCTTATGTTCTTGGCAGTTTACACGGATCTGCCGCTGCCCCTTCAGAAATGGTTCGGCATTGAAGCCGCGGTATGGAATCAAGCTCAGAATACCAAAACAAATGGATATGCATTAGCAACCGTTTTGAACACGAGATCGATGTTCTCTGACAAGCGTGAAGGCTATGACGATAAAGCCATTGAAGCGATTGTGAATGCTTCGCCACCGCCTGTCAAAGCTGGTGACTCTAGCACGCCGATTAAACCAAATGTCATTGTCATTTTAAGTGAAGCGTTCTGGGACCCTACCGTTATCCCTGGCGCCAAATTCAGCCAAGACCCGATTCCCTTCTTCCACAAGTTGCAGAAGGAAGGCACAAGCGGAACGATGCTCTCTCCACAATATGGCGGAGGTACAGCCAACGTGGAATTCGAAGTTCTAACAGGGAACTCGATGCGATTCTTGCCTCAAGGTTCCATTGCTTACAATCAATACATTTCTAATGAAGTAGATTCGTTAGCGAGTATTTATGCACGTCAAGGCTACACGTCAACGGCGATAAGCCCTTTCTACAATTGGTATTTTAACAGTAATAAAATTTATCAAGATTTCGGTTTCTCTAAATATATTCCGATCGAGTATTTCAAGCCTAACTATTCTGGGCCTTATATTGCGGACAGCGAAGTAGCGGCGAACATAATTCATGCCACCGAGCAAAGCGCTGGATCTGACTTCGTATTTGCCAATACGATGGAAAACCATTTCCATTTCTACCCAGGGAAATTCCCGAAAAATACGTTCGACGTCACAGGTAACTTCTCGCCTTCATCTATCGGGATGTTGGAGACGCTAGCGCAAGGTATTAACGGTTCTGACCGTATGTTGAAAGAATTAGTTGAGTACTATGAGAAAAAAGGCGAGCCAACGATTATCGCGTTCTGGGGCGATCATTTACCAGCGCTGGGCGATGATTATGCAACTTACATCGACACAAAGTATATTAGCGGCAAAGATGATCCTGATTTCTTGAAAAAAATGTACAGCGTGCCATTAGTCGTTTGGAACAATATTGACAAGACGCGCAAAGATCAATTGAACATTAGCCCTTCGTTCCTTGGACCTTACTTGATTGAATTGTCTGGTCAACAAGGCAATTATTACACGAATTTCTTGAGTGCATTGGCTAAGAAGTATCCCGTCATTCCACCAAAAGATCACTACCAGGAAATGAATATCAAAGGGGAAGATCTGAAAGATTACGAGACGCTTCAATATGATATTTTGTTCGGAGATCGCCATGCATATAAGGATTACAAAACACCGATTATCGATCCAAAATATATGCTTGGCTTTGGCCCGATTACGTTGGATAAAGTTGAGGCTGACTCTCTCGATCTATCTGGTCGCAGTAGTATCACGTTGACCGTGCAAGGCAGCAACATCCCTCCATTAGGGTATGTCACCTTGAATGGCAAGCCTTTGACAACGACTTGGAAAGACGAGCATACCGCAACAGCTGTCGTTGATGGCGCACTGCTTAAAGCCGGACTTTGGGACATTCAAGTGAATGTGAAAGACTCTAAAGAAACGATCATTGGAAAATCGAACTCGGTGTCGATTGATATCGGCGGCCGCTAAAATGATACACAAAAGAGCCCTTTATTCTCTAGTTGAGAATGAGGGCTCTTTGCTGATCGCTTATTTTATTCGAAGCTTACAGATTAATAATTTTACCCGTCGCTTCGGATTCGAATGCAGCCAAAATGACTTTCAGCGCGCGGTAGCCTTCTTCACCAGAAATGCGCGGTTCTTGGCCGTTCACAATGCATGCGACGAACTCGTCGATAACACCGCTAGTTGTTTGTTTCTCATTCGTTGCTACTTGACCCACTTTGTAACGCTCTACGGTGCCATCACGAAGCTCAACGATTACTTGATCGTTCGGATCTGTATCAATTTTGATAACGCCATTCTCACACCAGAGAACCGTTGAGTTGTCTTGACCTTTGTAGTACGTCCAGCTCGCAACCAAAGAACCTGTTGCACCGCTTTTCATGCGAAGCAAGCATGTTGCGTTATCGTCAATGTCTGTACCTTCTTTATGCAGGGTACCTACGAACGCGGCAACTTGTGCCACTTCATCATCCAACAGCCAACGGATCAAGTCGGATTTGTGAACGCCAAGATCGCCCATTGCGCCCATCAGCGCTTCTTCTTTACGGAAGAACCAGCTCTCACGTCCGTCAACGCTCCAGCCTTCAGGACCTGGGTGACCGAACGATGTGCGGAACGTAAGTACTTTGCCAAGCTTGCCCGACGTCAAGATTTCTTTTGCTTTCACAGACGGAGGCATCAAGCGTTGGTTGTGGCCAACCATCAGGAAAACACCATTTTTCTTCGCAGCTTCGATCATAGCCTCCGATTCAGCAGCGGAAGTTGCCATCGGTTTCTCAACAAGCACGTGAGCGCCCGCATTTGCCGCGGCAATCGAGATTTCAGCATGCAAATAGTTAGGTGTACATACGCTTACCGCGTCAACTTTTTCGGCTTTTAGCATATCCACATAATTGCTGTACGCTTTACCGCCATGAAGTTCTGCATAATGCTGTGCTCTTTCGATCACAGGATCAACAAAAGCAACCAGCTCAACATTGGCATTCAATGCGTATTCTGGGATATGACGATGTTTGGAAATGGAACCACAGCCGATAACGGCAACTTTAATTTTGCTCATGCGTGAAATGCTCCTCTATTATGAATTAATGAATGAATTAGTTATGAACGTTCAGGTAGTTCTCTTTTACCCAGTTGAAGCTGTTTTCAATGCTAGTTAGAGGTGCTTTCTGACAGTGATCTTGTTCCACTACTAGCCATTCTACGCCAGCTTTTTCAGCAGCTTGAATCACTTCTGGAAGCGGAACTTCACCAAGCCCTAGCTCCAATGTAACCAATTTCCCTTCTTCATCTCTGGAGAAATCCTTGAAGTGAACTAGCGGCAGACGGCCAGCATATTTCGCAATATAGGCAAGAGGATCTTGACCCGCGAATTTCACCCAGCACACGTCCATTTCCACTTTGATGGCATCGTTACCCGCATACATCGCATCAAAAACGAACTCATCTTCCACTTTATAATGGAATTCGAAATCGTGGTTATGGTAAAGGAATTGAAGGCCTTGCTTTTGGGTTTCAACCGCTAATGCTTGGCATTCTGCGATCAGTGCTTTCCATTGATCAACGGATTCACGCTCTTCTGCACCAACGTATGGACAAATCGCATATTTCGCACCGATCGTTTTCAAGTAATCAATCTCACCTTGGAAGTCATTACGGAATCTTTCCAAGCTAATGTGGCTTCCGAAAGCTTTCAAACCAAGCTCATCAAGAAGCCCTTTCAATTGCTCAGCTGGCATCCCGTAGTACCCTGCGAACTCAACACCTTCATATCCTAACTTAGCAACATGACGAAGTGTTCCTTCCATGTCACGTGCCATATCATCTCTAAGTGTGTACAATTGAAGACCTATTCCTAAACGTCCCATTTGTTCGCCTCTTTTCATAGAATGAATTCGTTTAATTGAACCTAACACTAGTATAAACGAGATTGGCCTATTTTGACCATTCACGATATAATTAAAACATCTCTTATTTGGCTACGAAAGGCGAACCTTATGCATGCAGAACTATTAACTTGCGGCTATTCTTTTCACATGGAGCCGTTCTATAACAGTGCAAAATCTGGACTTCAAACTTATCTTTTTCGATTACAAACCGAAGGCAGCTGTGAAGCACTTGTTGACGGCCGCATGGTCCCGATTGAAGCTGGTACATTGCTATTATTCCCGCCAGGGGCGCCATACGAATTACGCATTGAACAGGAATCCGCGCAACCCGATCTCAAAATCGCCAGCGGCGATTATTACTTATTTTGCAAAGGGGACTGGATTGATGCCTGGTGGAGCCGCAGCGCCAAGCCGACCTGCAGCCGCATTGATTTAGATCCTCGATTAATCTCTCTGTGGCGGCAAATGATTCTTGAGAAACGGAGAATGGAAGAGGAAAACGTGGAGCTTAGCGGATACTTGCTGCAAGCGCTATGCGTTTCGCTGGAGCGTGCGGCGACAGAAACCTTCACCTTGCAGGGACGCCCGTTTACTGGCACACGAATGAAGCGGTTTATTGAAGCGCATGCGACCGCGGCGTTTAAAGTTGAGGATGTAGCGGAGCACGTTGGGCTCAGCATTTCTCGGGCCGTTCATTTATTCAAAGAGTACTTCGGGAAAACAATGATCCAATACGCGACCGAAGTTCGCTTAACCAGCGCGGTTGAACGCATGCGCGACGGCTCGATGTCCCTCGAACAAATTGCTTTAAGCTGCGGCTTCGGCTCTTATCCTTATTTTCACCGTGCGTTTAAAAATCGATTCGGCATCTCGCCAAAGACGTACCGTCAACAGATGCATCACACGTAATTGCACCAATAAATTTCACAAAATATTCAATTTTTCATTGAAAAACATGAAACAAATCCGCAATCTCATCCGTATTGTCTATATAGAAGAATTTACATAGCAAACTCGCTTTTTTGTCTTAAAATTGTAAAACTATTTTAAGGTTCTATTAATAATATTCCGATATGCTAGAGGCATATCCAATTCTTAGGATGGTGGAACTCATGAAAATGTTTATTACGATTCACAACAAACCTGTGCCCGTATACTCCGATGAGAAAAATAGAAAGAAATTCAATCTGCTGAAATCCGCACTTGAGGCGAAAGTAACGAAGGGCAGAGCTACCCTGAAGAAATGCTTGGATTCGATCATCTCGATCGAGATTGTTGGCTGTGAAGCGATCCTTCACTCCTTGAATGAACGCGACTCACTCGCGTTATCTCTCTATTAAAAAAAGCCTGAAATCCAATGGATTTCAGGCTTTTTTACTTATTAACACTTTTTATAAATATTTCTGCTCCGCCACGTTCAAATGGTGCTGAGCATGACCAGCGATTACGAATGCAATCGCACGGGCTGAAATTCGAAATGTATTCGCTGTGCCAAAACGCGTCCATGCTTCGTCTGCAATCGTCGGCAGCAATGCGCGCGTCGCTTGTCGTACAGCTTGGAAATCTTGAATAAGATCCTTCAACGCCACCCCATCGAAGTTCGAATGGGCAATGAAAACATCTTGATCGAAGCCTGGCAGATCTGTCTGATCGCCGCGGGCAATTCGCAGCAGTCTATAGCTCATTATTCGTTCTGTGTCCGTGATATGACCAAGAACCTCTTTCAAACTCCACTTGCCTGGCGCATAACCTGAAAGCGCCTGCTCTTCCTGTAAGGAGGAGAACATCGCAACAAGAGCCTTCTCCTGCTCGTCCAAAATGGACACATAATCCCCTTCTGGAACTACTTGGATGTACCCCGTATAAAAGGATGCATATTCGTCTTGACCTGGTCGTTGCAGCATAGTGATTCGTCTCCTCTCACCTTATGGAAATCGTTAACTATCACCTATCATAGCTTAAAATGGTTCTAATTAGAATCGCTCCAGCAGCCAGATTTTGCTCTGGAAGTCGCCGTGGAGACCAGCGACTGATAAACCTGCATATAGCAAATGGTCACCAGGGTATACGCCATCTGTTCCTTCGATTCGATAGTCGAAGTCAGGGTTCAGCCCTTTGAGGCGCAGTGTCGCAAGCGGCGCATTCGGTTCAGCAAGAACGCGAACGAATACGACCATCGCTTGTGTCTTGTCCTCGGAGACTATCATCCACGCGGTTTCATTCCCCTCGAACGGACTCAGTAAACGATACATATCGCCAAATTGGACCAACGGGCGAATTTGTTTGTACTCGGCAATTTGCTTCGAGACAATTGCTTTCTCTTCCTCTGTGAATTTCGTGAGGTCGAGCTCATAGCCGAAGTTCCCCGACATTGCGACATTGCCGCGCGTCTCTAAGGACGTTATGCGATGAACTTGGTGATTGGGCACAGCGGATACGTGAGCGCCCATAGAGCTAACGGGGTAGACCATGCTAGTCCCATATTGGATTTTCAGACGACACACGGCATCCGTATTATCGCTTGTCCAGGTTTGCGGCATGTAATACAGAATGCCTGGATCAAACCTGCCTCCGCCGCCTGAACAGCTCTCAAACAAGATGTGCGGATACTCTGACGTGATGGCTTCGAGCACTTCATACAAGCCTAGCATATACCGATGAGCGGTCTCTCGTTGACGTTCCGGCGGAAGTGCAGCCGACCCTATCTCGCTCATATTCCGATTCATATCCCACTTCACATAGGTGATTGGTGCACTGCTCAAAATGTTGCGCAACATCGCCATAATCCCCTCACGCACATCGGCGCGCGAGAAATCCAAGATCAGTTGCCCGCGGCCTTCTGTGCGGCGGCGATCAGGGACATGCAAGCACCAATCTGGGTGCTTCCTGTAGAGATCGCTTTCCGGCGACACCATTTCTGGCTCAAACCAAAGGCCAAACGAGAGCCCCAGCTTATTCACACGCTGAGCGAGATCTTCCAAACCGCCTGGAAGCTTCGCCTTATCGACAACCCAATCTCCCAGGGAGGTCGTGTCATCGTCTCGTTTGCCGAACCATCCATCGTCAAGCACGAACAGTTCGATACCCAGCTCTTGGCCGGCACGAGCGATGCTCTCAATTTTATCCGCGTCAAAATTGAAATAAGTAGCTTCCCAGTTGTTCACCAATACAGGGCGCACTTGATCTCGAAACTCACCGCGGCACAGGCGCGTCCGATACAACCGATGGTACGTTCTCGACATGTCGCCGAGTCCGCCACTCGAGTACACCATCACAGCTTCGGGTGTTTGGAATTGCTCACCTGGCTCTAGCAGCCAGCTGAAGTCAAAAGGATTAATCCCGATGGAAACACGGGCTGTCGCAAAAGGATCCACTTCTGCATGCGCAGCGAAGTTCCCACTGTACACGAGGTTAAAGCCGTACACTTCACCGTAGTCCTCATTCGCATCCTTAGCGAGCAACGCGACGAACGGGTTATGTTGATGCGAGCTTGCGCCGCGGCGGCTTTCTACGGTCAACTTGCCAGGAGCAAGCGGTCTGCGCTCAATATGACGCTCCCGTGCCCAGCTGCCAGAGAGCTGCAGCAAATCCCAATTTGCATGCGAATAGTCGACGCTCATACTTAATGCACGAAGCAGCTTCAGATCAGCCCTCCCTTCATTCACAAAACGTATAGAGCGAGTAATCGCCGCATGATCGGCAAAAATCGTGTAGGACAAAATGGCACGCAAACCTGCTACGCGATCAACAAGTTCGATTTCTAATGTCTCTGCTTCTTGATCTCCCTCGACATAGGTGGAAGGCAGACCAACAAGCGCTGGTTTACCTGGCAGAATGCGATGCTTGTCATACACTAGCTCTGTAATCGTTGAACCGTTCGGCAGCGCAACCTGATAAGCAGGCTCACGATAATCACTTGTCCCATACGCTGGATACTCCTGTGGAAGCGTGTCAAACGATATCAGCCTGGTTCCTTTCACTGGATTCGGGCAAAAGGAAGCGCGTTCTGTGTATTGAATAATCGTACCCAATTGACCTGATCGAATCGGACGGCCCCAGTACACATGGGCTGGGTACGCATGATTAATAAGTTGAATGACATAGCTCATTTGGCTATTTTGCAAATGGAAAATACCTTGATCTTCTTCAAAAAAAATAGACATTAGAATCCCTCCTAATGTCTATTATCGTATGGTTTCTGGAACAAAACTATGGAGAGAATGCACCTACATATGGAGAAATGTATTTTTTTAACCGAACTTGTACGTCATGCCATGACCGCCCTTCGGATACACCCAATCAATATTGTACGAAGGGCACGCAATCCGACAAGTCCCGCATTCAATACAATTTTCATAGGCGACCGTCGTAATTTTCAATTTTTTCTCCCACTCATACACATCCGAGGGACAGAAATAGTTACAGTCTTTGGTAACACAATTTAAGCAAGTTTGTGTATCTTTGATCACGAGGTGGGATTTATCATCGCATTTGTAACGAATGGTGAACAATCTATCTGAAATTCCGTTTTGGCTCATCCGTTCATCGCCCTCCATCCCTTATAGCCCAGCTTCATCAGGTTCATGGTGCCGCCTGCTGCGTTCTTGATGAGCTTCATGGCCATTTTCTGCTTCTCGGCTTTCGTAATTCCGTCCACTAGGAACATGTTGTAGGCTGCTTCATTCACGGCCCGCGGCAAACGATCAAACAGTAGTTCAGGATCCTGCTCTTTCAGGAATTGATGCATGCCTTTGTACTTCTGCAAATCCTTGTGTACGAATGATGCCCGAATCTTGTTATCGTAAATGTGCATCGTAGGCGCAGAGAAATCTCCGCGCGCTTTTGCTTCAATAATCGCTTCCCCTGCCAAGCGGCCAGAGGTCATCGCGAGATTCGTCCCCTCCCGGTGGACAAAGTTCACTAGCTGCGCAGCATCCCCGCAAACACACCACCCATCGCCAGATAATGTGGGCATCGAGTGGAAGCCGCCTTCAGGAATTAAGTGTCCTGAATACTCCTTCGTCTCTCCGCCTTGAATCAACTTGCGAATCATCGGATGCTGCTTAACTGCGTCGAGCACGGCATAAGGCTTGATCCTTTTATCCCGCAAATGATTGACCATCACGCCGACGCCTAAGGAGATAGTTTCTTTATTCGTATAGAGGAAGCCCATGCCCGCCATGCCGAGCGAGGTTTCGCCCATGAATTCAATGGTGACCCCTTCGTCGCCTTCGAGACCGAAGCGATCCTCAATTTTCTCCCGAGGAAGCGCAATGACTTCTTTTACAGCCAAAGATACCTCATCCGGCATCCATTCTTTATGAATCCCCATCGCCTTGCCCAGCAAGGAATTCACGCCATCCGCGATGACAACAACGTCCGCATACAAATCGCCGTCATCCCGATCCGTCCGAACGCCGACGACTTTATTGCCTTCGCGAATCACGTCAAGCGCGACGGTTTCATAGATGGGAATCGCGCCAGCGGCAACGGCTTTTTCGGCAAACCATTGATCAAATTTGACACGCAGGCCAGTGAAGCAATTGTAGGGCTCTTTGTACGCCTCGTTGCGATGGCCGAAGGTAACCATCGATTCCTTGCCCATCATCCAGATTCGCTGCTCAACAATGTAGCGCTCCATGGGAAAGTTTTTTTCTGTCCAAAACTCAGGGACAAGCTCCTCAATCTGTTTGCGATAGAGGACGCCGCCGAATATATTTTTGGCGCCAGGAAACTCGCCTCTTTCCAGCAAAACAACGGATAGGCCCGCTCTTGCCATGGTCAGCGCCGCCGCCGCTCCGGCGGGGCCGCCGCCAACGACGATGGCATCCCATTTCTCATTCATTTCGCTTCACTCCTCTCGCGTGTGGCGGTCGATTCGGATTCCGTAGGTGCAGCGGATAATGAGTCCTTATCCGAAGGAGGTTGGATGCCGAAAAGCGTCCGACGTTTTTTGAATTCTGCTGTGATCGCTGGCACAATTTTGAAGAGATCACCAACCAAGCCATAGTGAGCGAATTGAAAAATAGGTGCATTCTCGTCGCGGTTGATCGCAACAACGACATCCGCGTTGCTCATGCCGACCGTATGCTGCACGGCGCCAGAGATGCCGATGGCAAAGTACAGCTTCGGCCGCACCGTCGCGCCCGTTTGCCCCACTTGATGCTCATGGGAGATCCACCCCGCATCCACGGCAGCGCGCGACGCGCCAACGACACCGCCGAGCGCGTCCGCCAGCTCGGCGAGCAGCCCAAAGGCGTCGGGCCCGCCCAGCCCGCGGCCGCCAGCGACGATAATCTCGCATTCTTCGAGATTGAGCTTGCCTGTTTCGCGCAGGAATTCGAGCACCTGCGCGTCAATCTCTTCCTCGCGCATCGTCGCCTCGATGCGCACGATCTCGCCTTGGCGCGCTGCGTCCTTCGGCAGCGCCTGAAATACGCCGGCGCGCGCTGTCGCCATCTGCGGCCGGTACTGTTTACAGAGGAT
This window encodes:
- a CDS encoding electron transfer flavoprotein subunit alpha/FixB family protein is translated as MAKEQSTEQIDPSMPDWSAYRGVLIVVEQREGIAKKVSWQLLGEGKKLAAKLEAPLMALVLGENVAHLAEEAVHYGADRVYLCEAPELRDYRTRPYSRVCLKLIEDAKPEIVLFGATATGRDLAGAIATHLPTGLTADTTQLDVEPHPSRLLLASRPAFSEKMMATILCKQYRPQMATARAGVFQALPKDAARQGEIVRIEATMREEEIDAQVLEFLRETGKLNLEECEIIVAGGRGLGGPDAFGLLAELADALGGVVGASRAAVDAGWISHEHQVGQTGATVRPKLYFAIGISGAVQHTVGMSNADVVVAINRDENAPIFQFAHYGLVGDLFKIVPAITAEFKKRRTLFGIQPPSDKDSLSAAPTESESTATRERSEAK